In Kwoniella pini CBS 10737 chromosome 4, complete sequence, one DNA window encodes the following:
- a CDS encoding 5-aminolevulinic acid synthase: protein MQVTSLLRYSGVCPFLGHSTANSLRSMASTNVNSNVSSLTAKAMTCPMMGPKLASISQARSYASVAGNKEVEAMHKQKNVRFNNAEAAKCPHAQAAREAAVNVKETARTAGRFDYQSFYDAELQKKHKDKSYRYFNNINRLAAKFTVAHTSNVKDEVDVWCANDYLGMSKNPVVLGTMKRTLERYGAGAGGTRNIAGNGALHLSLEDEVASLHRKDAALVFSSCYVANDACLATIGAKLPGCVIFSDSSNHASMIQGIRHSGAKKVIFKHNDLADLEAKLQAVPKETPKLIAFESVYSMCGSVAPIEAICDLADKYGAITFLDEVHAVGMYGPNGAGVAEHLDYDAHNATRLSSDPVKGSVMDRIDIITGTLGKAYGVVGGYIAGSSDLVDVVRSYAPGFIFTTSLPPAIVAGAQASIAYQREYKGDRRLQQLNTREVKKQLQGLDIPVVPNPSHIIPVLVGDAALAKEASDMLLSKHQIYVQSINYPTVAVGEERLRITPTPGHSTEQITHLVESVNSVFNKLNLKRISDWKAVGGRAGVGAPNSIPPENVWTDKQLGLKDGSAPERLTNGSKAVVHDEGVEVAQKRLTHLLGADAGPALASIPYL from the exons ATGCAAGTAACATCACTCCTCAGATATTCTGGAGTATGTCCTTTTTTAGGACACTCCACGGCCAATTCGCTTCGATCGATGGCTTCAACCAACGTTAATTCAAATGTATCAAGTTTGACTGCTAAAGCGATGACCTGTCCTATGATGGGTCCAAAACTCGCTTCTATCTCTCAAGCTAGATCTTATGCTTCCGTAGCTGGAAACAAGGAAGTAGAAGCTATGCATAAG CAAAAGAACGTTCGATTCAACAATGCTGAAGCTGCTAAATGCCCTCATGCTCAAGCTGCTCGAGAAGCTGCTGTAAATGTAAAAGAAACTGCTAGGACAGCTGGTAGATTTGATTACCAAAGTTTTTATGATGCTGAATTGCAGAAGAAACACAAAGACAA GTCATACCGGTACTTCAATAACATCAATCGACTCGCTGCCAAATTCACCGTCGCCCATACTTCCAACGTCAAAGATGAAGTGGATGTCTGGTGTGCGAACGATTATCTAGGTATGAGCAAGAATCCTGTCGTACTTGGTACCATGAA GCGTACGCTTGAGCGGTATGGCGCAGGTGCAGGTGGTACCCGAAACATAGCAGGAAACGGTGCATTACACCTTTCACTCGAAGATGAAGTCGCTTCTCTTCATCGTAAAGATGCCGCATTggtattttcttcttgctaTGTCGCCAACGACGCTTGCTTAGCAACGATAGGAGCCAAGTTACCTGGATGTGTTATTTTCTCCGATTCTTCTAACCACGCATCGATGATCCAAGGTATCCGTCACTCAGGCGCCAAGAAGGTCATCTTCAAGCATAACGATCTTGCCGATCTCGAAGCGAAACTTCAAGCTGTACCAAAGGAGACACCTAAACTTATCGCTTTCGAATCCGTTTACTCAATGTGCGGATCGGTCGCTCCTATCGAAGCTATTTGCGATTTGGCCGACAAATACGGTGCTATCACTTTCTTAGATGAAGTACATGCTGTGGGAATGTACGGTCCTAACGGTGCTGGTGTAGCTGAACATCTCGATTACGATGCTCATAACGCCACTCGATTGTCCTCTGACCCAGTCAAAGGCAGTGTGATGGACCGAATCGATATTATCACTGGAACGTTAGGAAAAGCCTATGGTGTGGTTGGTGGGTACATTGCTGGATCATCTGATCTAGTTGATGTTGTACGATCCTACGCACCAGGATTCATCTTTACAACATCCCTTCCTCCAGCCATTGTAGCAGGTGCTCAAGCTTCCATCGCTTATCAAAGGGAATACAAGGGTGATAGAAGATTGCAACAACTCAATACGCGAGAAGTCAAGAAACAACTTCAAGGTCTTGATATTCCAGTCGTACCAAATCCCTCACATATCATTCCTGTATTAGTAGGAGATGCAGCCTTGGCAAAAGAAGCAAGTGATATGTTATTATCTAAACATCAAATTTACGTTCAGTCCATCAATTACCCCACCGTAGCTGTAGGAGAAGAACGATTACGAATTACCCCTACTCCAGGTCATTCAACAGAACAAATCACTCATCTCGTCGAATCTGTTAATAGCGTATTCAATAAGCTCAATTTGAAGAGAATCTCCGACTGGAAAGCAGTAGGTGGAAGAGCTGGTGTAGGAGCACCTAACTCTATTCCACCTGAAAACGTATGGACCGATAAACAATTAGGTCTCAAGGACGGATCTGCTCCAGAACGATTGACCAATGGATCTAAGGCAGTAGTTcatgatgaaggtgtagaagtTGCTCAAAAGAGATTGACTCATTTACTTGGTGCGGACGCTGGACCAGCTTTGGCTTCTATCCCTTACCTATAA